ACAACCCCTGCCCCCAGACTACGGTCCTCCACCCTACGAGGCCTCACAGCCAGGCTTCCTTCCCCCGCATGTCCCTGGAGAAGGACCCATGCCTATGCCAatgcctccaccaccaccaggtgCTCAGTCAGTCTGCGGATATAAATTAACACCTAAAGCATCAAagcatgtggacacacacacacacacacactcacacacacacacacacacacacacacacacacagcgcctGTTGCTAATAAGTGATTCCCTACTTTTAGACAGATGAAGCCATGTTTTTGGTCACTTAACGTGAtgtgattattattgttattcatattGTAGGAGCTGGAAACCAGAACTGAGAGTATAAAATGGCTAAAAAGCTACACAGAACTGCAGTGATGGATGTTTAAATCACAGCTGGTGTGGCAGCCTGAACATGAGTCAGCTGGATTTATTGttgatcacttttttttaaGGTCATGAAAGACATTAATTTGTTTATTCCTCTTGGCTAATGCCTCATCACTGTGAGCTCCTCACACTAACAAATCAAATTCCTGTTTAAAACCCCGATAACTACGGCAGGAGTCTGTTTTCCTCAACAACTGTTCCTCCAATTGACTTCGCACTTGGCAGGCGTGTGGCTCGGGACCTGAGGAAGTGCAGTGAAGAGTGTGAAGATATTtggatgtgaaatgttaaagatatcactgaaataaaacatttagccTGTCTAGAGCTGTCCAATATGGCGGCCTGTCTACCTCAGATTTGTTTGCGCATCTCGAGAACAGTTTGTCCGATCGACTTCACACTTGGCAGGCGTATTTCTGAGGACCCAAAGAAGTACGGCGTCGAGTGCGATGTCGATTGGATGAGCGGTTCTTCCAGAAGAAAAGCAATCGGCCCGATCCAAACAGACCATACCACGCCACTGATAGATAATTGTGTGTCCCGTCATATCAGTACATGTTTAAACTGTGCTTTAACTCATACAAATACAGCATATTAAATGCCATTTCCTCCTGTACAGGTGGCCACTATCCACCTCCGCCCGGTCACTTTCCTCACCCGATGCCAGGACAGATGGGTCCCGGTCCCAGTCACTTTGTCCACATGGGAGGTCACACAGCGACCGTCCTGGCTCCTCCAGGAGCAGCCACCACTGTGACCGTACTGCAGGGGGAAATGTTCCAGACCTCACCGGTGCAGACTGTGTGTCCGCACTGCCAGCAGGCAATCATCACCCGCATCTCCCACGATGTCGGACTCATGAACACACTCTTCTGCCTCTTCTGCTTCTTTGTAGGGTAAGTAACTCACAggccagaaaagaaaagaggtcaGACGGCAGATGGATTAAAGTCGCCTAACAGTCGCTACGTTTCTATTGGCTTCACACCCTCTGCTCTATTAATacgcatcacacacacacgagactAAAGAAAGTAACACCTAAAATTGACAGCAGTTCTGAAATACACAGAGCTCCTTTCACCAGTAGTCAAACTCTGTTAGTTCACACTCACCCACCTGTTTATATGCAAAGCAAAGGCACCTATTCATGTTGTGACGTGCAAATTAAAACAGTAGAAGACA
This genomic window from Pempheris klunzingeri isolate RE-2024b chromosome 17, fPemKlu1.hap1, whole genome shotgun sequence contains:
- the cdip1 gene encoding cell death-inducing p53-target protein 1, which gives rise to MSSDPPPPYPGGPSAPLIEEKNGQPAPVRTAPIQGQPLPPDYGPPPYEASQPGFLPPHVPGEGPMPMPMPPPPPGGHYPPPPGHFPHPMPGQMGPGPSHFVHMGGHTATVLAPPGAATTVTVLQGEMFQTSPVQTVCPHCQQAIITRISHDVGLMNTLFCLFCFFVGCDLGCCLIPCLIDDLKDVTHTCPYCKGYIYTYKRIC